In Aethina tumida isolate Nest 87 chromosome 2, icAetTumi1.1, whole genome shotgun sequence, the DNA window AAATCAATGttgattcaattatttttttacctaGAGTCTGAAATACAAAGAGATAATAGTATTATTCTGGAATTttacagataaataaataaattaaaattattggttgTTGAATTGTCATAGTACTGataatttatcaacaaaatttatatttatatgagcTTTAAGCTTAGGCAATTAAACAATACTTTGTGATTTGAGTTACTAAGTGAgtaattgaatgttttatgaaaatttacttACTTGTTTTGTTCCATAACTTAGAAGACTTATCCGAAATTTGTCAACTTGGTTGCAAGCACTCTGTGATGGCATAATATACTTGACAATAATATCTACAGATGAGGAAGGACCTACAGTCCCTTCGGAATCCATGACTTGGTATTTGTTTGGTGCTGTACATAATACTAAACAAAAACCCACATGTTATAAACTacataatgaatataatttaacacttACCTCTAAATCTCAAAGCTGTATCAGAGGGATTGTATAAAGTTAAAAGCTGCTTGTGTGTCTCTCTGCTTAacaagtaaaatttcaaagtgtttGGAAAAACAAAGACGGGAATATTTTCAGCGTGCAcgctcattttaaaattacgtcGTGttacttattgtttattattgtttgtgaCAAAATTGTGACTATTGTGCAGTTGTCAAAGACAATCTGTCAGGAGGAAAATATCCCTAGgcaatattactaaaaactttacaaatcaaaaatcCCTACTCTACTGCTTTTACGGATCAACTTTGACCAACATATGTATTGTTTAAACTTTGTTTACACGCAGATGTACAATATCTGATACAAATTTACATGGTTTAAAAGTAGGAACACGTCACTTATTGTAAGACtgaaatatttccattaattgACAACCAATCTCATTCCTCCGGGTTCACCCTATATATAGTTTAGTGATTGGACCGGTCAGTGGTGCCAACCAGAGTGGTATTTGTCAGAGAATGCCAGAGCTCTCACATTTTAAGGTAGacgtttttctttttaattttccgcTTTAAATGTAGGATTTTGGATCGGGAACGTAAACCGCGACGATGCGTCTTCGGGATCTTTAGGAAGACTCACGTATGCGGCGGTTTCCATTCGCGATTTTTGGCACCTAATTGAATGTAATgtgttagttttttattagtttttctaccaacaatttatttgtttatttcgcAGGTTACGTTAATTTAGTTTGTTAAGATGTTCTTCTGCTTTATCAAACATCTAAGAACCAAAACTGGCAGTACACACAGGCAGAGATCTGTTtgattatagtttatttacatGGCAGAAGTACACGCAAATGCGAACATGGCAGAAATATTCAAAGATCTAGAATCGAACGACAAAAAAACTGTGGAAGATGCGAAACAAGAGCTTCGTCAACTCTTCAAAAATGGTGGGTTTAATCAATGATCATTTTTAAACCTGTGTTAACTTGTCTATGATCTTGCAGTTAGTGAATCTTGGCTGCTAAATGGACTGTATGAGTACTACATTAGGACAAACAGTGTGAGAAGTATGGATGTATTGGTCAATATCAAAGAACCACATCACACATTTCTGTTTGAAAAGTATGAGCTTAGTTtgacttaaaaaaatgtaaattaatgcaGTATGTTTTGTAGGCTGTGTGACTCCCTAAAAtcttctgaaatgaaaatCCAAGCTCTTACATTATTGGGACATGTTGCCAGGGCTCAGCCCACTTGGTTATATACTTTACCAGATCATCCTTTATTCAAGGatgttttgaaattgttaaaggTAAAACTTTTGCTTGAAAATAAgtctgtttttataaataataaattgataacatgtataataaatgtattatctattattagttatataaGAGTCAGTGTACATTAATTTAGAACCAAGAAGTATCCACATTTATAATGTATGTGGGGACACAGTAATAATAATGCTAATCTGATCAATCATTTACAATAGAAataggaatattttatattcttcttgAGAGAtcctttaatttgtaatatgtatgacaaaaaattaaaaatttacaattcactggaaaattattaataataaattagtgaaaCATGTCCtttataatagaattttaaatatattctaaatattaaaaactttttgttatttcaggCTGAATTGGATTTATTGCCATTGATAAGTGCCCTTCTTCTCGTAATAGTTTTGTTACCTGCTTTTCCAACGAAAATGGCGCATTATTTACAAGatctttttgaaatattcaggtaaattttatgtaccaTTTTGAAAACTATCTGTTGGATGTATTTTAACTATTCCTGGGAATTATTACGGAACTGTTtttataacacattttttattgcattgcctttttatcattattttttatgaacttaGTTTTAATTAGCAGTACTGAGTAACTGCTAAAAATACACTTTAATAAGGAcaacgaaaaatatttaaaacaatatttaaaataatttatttcaaattgaatattcagGATGGTCCATAAGTAGAAGtttatcagttttttttttgagcaAAATCCTAAAACTCGTTGACTTTTATTTCCAAACCCTACCCATAATCTGAAACTTAAAAAGTAATGTTGTTACTCAACGTGTTTGAAGATCTAAAAtagttcttaaaattttataattttaaactatatagACAAATAATATATCCCATTACTTATGAACTATCCTGTATACATACTGAATGGAAATTTGTGTCAACAActtttcaatgaaatttgtttaacaatatGAAGTAAATATTAGAGGTATTTGTACTCTGTTTGCTGTAAAAGagtcattttaatatatcttgaTTATTACACTGTTATGATTGAAACTTACCAAATTCCTTGAAGATTTTTAACGGTTTTGATTGATTTAATCAAATGTTTTGATGGTAATAGAAATTACTGACAATCAcatgattttctttattattgccataaaacaatattattgtaaataccaaaaattttgttgttgtttccaTTTTGagcatgattaatttttttaaataacaaaagcaAACAAGCGGGAACGAAATATACACTATcactcatatgtagagcaactttacaaattttcatttttcttgataaaagcgtacgtttaaatattcatattattgtctaataaacaattatacatcaatataattgtttattagtggattttgttaggtatttattaatatttgaaaaatattcaagggtcGAAAGTAGagcagttttaaaataaaacaactttatgTACATTTACCCTTCTTTGATTTAGTAAATAGTAGCatatccatttttttaataacttctaaacacctttcttcataattttgttagcttttcaatataatcgttcgaaATTTCTTTCTAGTGATATTGAATTTCTTCATAGGCTGGCCAAGGCATGACACGTACTCTTTGAGAagcgaaccattctttaactaacttagacgTATGTTTCCTTCGTCAAATGAAAGCATATGATTCTAGAGAATGCCACGATAAACAAAATGATCCATTATCCCGTCTAACTTAACCAGTGggccaaacccagaaaaacataCCAAACCATAACGTCTTCTCCACCATGCTTCACGGTGGGTTTAGTGTACTTTTCATTAATGTGTCCTCTCACCTATGAATAC includes these proteins:
- the LOC109601665 gene encoding motile sperm domain-containing protein 1, translated to MSVHAENIPVFVFPNTLKFYLLSRETHKQLLTLYNPSDTALRFRVLCTAPNKYQVMDSEGTVGPSSSVDIIVKYIMPSQSACNQVDKFRISLLSYGTKQTLGKKIIESTLIYGEKDRDVNEKEVPGHQQGDRPNYYDDQRSLYSGTSYGSRNEAPTNKAVIVFCTIVCLMAICILFLPTYYPEVKEPSSLPLPFHISVGVKIVISFVLGLGLGVFVKWKAS